The following coding sequences lie in one Vitis vinifera cultivar Pinot Noir 40024 chromosome 19, ASM3070453v1 genomic window:
- the LOC100260466 gene encoding defensin-like protein 1: MKHLEDLKFKKKKMTKKKEEAMEKKSPLGLTFLLLLLLMASQETEARLCESQSHWFRGVCVSNHNCAVVCRNEHFVGGRCRGFRRRCFCTRNC; this comes from the exons ATGAAGCATCTCGAAGATCTAAAattcaagaagaagaaaatgacgaagaagaaagaagaagcaatggagaagaagagcCCCTTGGGGCTCaccttcctcctcctcctcctcctcatgGCCTCTC AAGAGACGGAGGCGAGGCTGTGCGAGTCGCAGAGCCACTGGTTCAGGGGCGTGTGCGTGAGCAACCACAACTGCGCCGTCGTGTGCCGGAACGAGCACTTCGTCGGGGGCCGCTGCCGAGGCTTTCGCCGGAGGTGCTTCTGTACTCGCAACTGTTAA